The Streptomyces sp. A2-16 sequence GATCGACGGTCGGCGTGGACCCCCGTGGGAAACCCGTTTCCATACAGCCATCATGGCGAGTCGCCTGCATCCGAAAGACGGGCCCTCGGCACATGCCGGGTCGGCGGCATGTGCCGATGATCCCGATGGACTCCCCGGAACGCGCGAACCCCCGACCAGCACCAGGCCGATCAGGGGTTGCGCATCGCGGGGATCAGGCGCCCAGTGCCTGCTTCACCTGGGCAAGGCTCGGGTTCGTCATCACGACCTCGGTGCCGCCACTGGAGGGAACCACCTGAACGGTGGGTACCGTCTGGTTCCCGCCGTTCGCCTTCTCCACGAACGCCGCGGACGCCGGGTCCTGCTCGATGTTGATCTCGGTGTACGCGATGCCCTCGCGGTCCAGCTGCTTCTTCAGCCGCTGGCAGTAACCGCACCATGTGGTGCTGTACATCGTCACAGTGCCCTGCATGTCTCGCGCGCTCCTTCGGTGGCCCGGGGAAGAGGTGGTCCGATGGGGGAACGTACGCGAAGGGGGCGTCATTCCCGACCCGAGGTGCCCGGCCGGGTGACGCCTGCCGCATTAGTACGACTGCGGCTACCCGCCTGTGGACAACCGGCTCGTCCGTCTCCGCGGACCTGGCAGCATGGCGGTGTGACAGCAGCAACGCACTCCACGCTCTTCCCGCGCACACCGGACTCGGCCGACGCGGTGCTCGAAGGGCTCGACCCCGAGCAGCGCGAGGTGGCCACCGCCCTGCACGGGCCGGTGTGCGTGCTGGCGGGCGCCGGCACCGGCAAGACCCGGGCGATCACCCACCGCATCGCCTACGGAGTGCGGGCCGGAATCCTCCAGCCCTCCAGCGTGCTCGCCGTCACCTTCACCAACCGCGCCGCCGGAGAGATGCGTGGGCGGCTGCGCCAGCTCGGCGCCGTGGGCGTCCAGGCGCGTACGTTCCACTCGGCGGCCCTGCGCCAGCTCCAGTACTTCTGGCCGAAAGCCGTCGGCGGATCCATGCCCCGGCTCGTGGACCGCAAGATCCAGCTCGTCGCCGACGCGGCCGCCGCCTGCCGCATCCGCCTCGACCGGGGCGAGCTGAGGGATGTCACCGCCGAGATCGAGTGGTCCAAGGTCACCCAGACCGTGCCCTCCGACTACGCCCTCGCAGCCGCGAAGGCCGGCCGCGAGACCCCCCGCGCGGCGGCCGAGATCGCCCAGCTCTACGCCGCCTACGAGGACCTCAAGCGCGACCGTGCCGTCATCGACTTCGAGGACGTGCTGCTGCTGACCGTCGCCGTCCTCCAGGACCGGCACGACATCGCCGAACAGGTCCGTTCCCAGTACCAGCACTTCGTCGTCGACGAGTACCAGGACGTCAGCCCCCTCCAGCAGCGCCTGCTGGAGCTGTGGCTCGGGCAGCGGGACAGCCTGTGCGTCGTCGGTGACGCCAGCCAGACGATCTATTCGTTCACTGGCGCAACTCCCGACCATCTGCTCGACTTCCGCACCCGCCACCCCGGCGCCACCGTCGTCAAGCTGGTCCGCGACTACCGCTCCACCCCCCAGGTCGTCCATCTCGCCAACGGCCTGCTCGCCCAGGCCCGCGGCCGCGCCGCCGACCACCGGCTGGAACTGGTCTCCCAGCGGCGGCCCGGCCCCGAGCCCGTCCACACCGAGTACACCGACGAGCCCGCCGAGGCCGAGGGCGCCGCCCGCCGCATCAGGGAGCTCATGGACGCGGGCGTCCGGGCCAGCGAGATCGCCATCCTGTTCCGCACCAACTCCCAGTCGGAGACCTACGAGCAGGCCCTCGCCGACGCCGGAGTGCCCTACCAGCTGCGCGGCGCCGAGCGGTTCTTCGACCGGCCCGAGGTGCGCAGGGCCATCGTCAACCTCCGGGGCGCGGCCCGTTTCGGAGGCAACGACTCCCGGCTGGACGACGCCGTCGACCTGTCCTCCCAGGTGCGTGCCGTGCTCTCGGGCGAGGGCTGGACCACCGTGCCGCCGGCCGGCTCCGGGGCGGTCAGGGAGCGCTGGGAGTCGCTGGCCGCGCTGGTGAACCTCGCGCAGGACTTCGCCGCCGCGCGAGCCGGCGCCACCCTGAACGACCTCGTGGCCGAACTCGACGAGCGGGCCGGCGCCCAGCACGCCCCCACCGTCGAGGGCGTCACCCTCGCCTCCCTGCACTCCGCCAAGGGTCTGGAGTGGGACGCCGTGTTCCTGGTCGGTGTCGCCGAGGGCATGATGCCGATCACCTACGCGAAGACGGACGAGCAGATCGAGGAGGAGCGCAGGCTCCTCTATGTCGGCGTCACCCGCGCCCGCGAGCGCCTCCATGTCTCCTGGTCGCTCTCCCGCTCGCCCGGCGGCCGGCCCAACCGGCGCCCCAGCCGCTTCCTGGACGGACTGCGCCCCGGCTCCACCGCCACCACGGGACGAACCGCGGGCGGCGGATCCGCGGGCGTCGAGCGCGGCTTCACCAGCCCCGTCGGCGCCGCCCCGAGACGCACCCAGCGCACCCCGGCGCGCTGCCGGGTGTGCGGGCGCACGCTCACCGACGCGGGCGAGATGAAGCTCATGCGGTGCGAGGACTGCCCCTCCGACATGGACGAGGGGCTGTACGAGCGGCTGCGCGAATGGCGTGCCGTACAGGCGCAGCGCAGCGGACAGCCGGCCTTCTGCGTCTTCACGGACAAGACCCTGATGGCGATCGCCGAAGCCGTGCCCGACGACGAGCACGAGCTGGCGCGGATCCCGGGCGTCGGCCAGCGCAAGCTCAACCGCTACGGGGCCGATGTCCTGACCATCTGCGCAGGCCAGGAGGTTTCGGAGGAAGAGAACGAGGGCTGATTCCAACTCGTCGAAAAAATAGTTTGCGCATGCCCCAGCAATCCCCATAGGTTCTTAGCCACGGGGACGGAGGCCTTCTCGGAGGCCCCGATTCCGTGTTCTACTTGCATATCCGTCGGACAGCGGCTCGCGCCGCCGTCCCCAGAGACGCCGAGAGGAGGCGATTGAAGTGATCAGCATCAACAGCACCAAGGCCATCAACACCGCCAAAATGACCGATCGCTCGGTCGTCTCCGCGTGCATGCTCGGCGTTTCGAACCTGGGCACCGGTCTGTCCGGCATTCCTGCCGTGCGTCCGGCGTCCTCCGTGTCTCTCGCGGTCCTTCCCGTCCGTGAGCGCAATGAGCGACCGAGCAAGGCACTGGAAGCAGTAATGGCACAGGCGGATGCCTATGCCTTTGCGGCGGCCGGTGCCGGATTCCGGAAGCAGACGACGCAGCACCACCAGATGTGGGCCTTCCGTGGGCCAGAACCCTGGAGTGATCCAGCCTGATCGAAGATCAGGCCGGCGCCTTCAGGGCCGCGGAACCCCATCCGGGATCCGCGGCCCTTCTGTTTTCCCCGAACGGGGAGAGCGGAGCGAAGGGGTCTCGGGACAAGAAAAGAACCCGGTACCAAGCGACTACCGGTCCCACAGGGCCGGACCGAACAGACGAGGAAGACGAACCGTGCAACTCGAAGCGCACGCCCCGTCCGTACCGCCTTCCGAAACGATCCCCCCGCCCGGCCTCACGGAGGACTCCACCTTGATCCCGCTCACCGCGCTCACCGCGCTCGATGACGCCATCGAGAACCTCGGCGTACCCGTCCCCTGCCGTTCCTACGACCCGGAGGTCTTCTTCGCCGAGTCGCCGGCCGACGTCGAGTACGCCAAGTCCCTCTGCCGTACCTGCCCGCTGATGGAGGCCTGCCTCGCCGGCGCCAAGGAGCGGCGTGAGCCCTGGGGCGTCTGGGGTGGAGAGCTGTTCGTCCAGGGTGTCGTCGTCGCCCGGAAGCGGCCGCGTGGTCGCCCGCGCAAGAACCCGGTCACGGCATGAACATCGCAGGAACGATCGACCGCCCCCTCACGAACGACCCCAAGAAGCAGGCCCCGATGAAGCCGTCCACCAGCGAGCCCGTGGGCTCCGCGATCCCAGACTTCACCACCACCGACGCGAGCGACTCGCGTCAGAACAGGACCCGAGAGATGCAACTCATCCCAGAAGCCCTGGCTCGTGCGCATATGCACGACCGGCTGCATGAGGCCGAGCAGGAACGCCGGGCGATCCGCCTGGCGAGCGCTCGCCGGATGCAGCGCCGGGCCGAGCGCGCCTCCATGCGTGCTCGCCGTGCGCTCGCCATGGCCGTCATGCAGTAAGTCGACCCGGTAGTTCACCGCGGGGGTCGGTCCGTCCGAACGGACCGGCCCCCGCGGTGCGTTGTGCACGCCGTGCCGTCGGGTCCGGCGTTATCGTCGGCGAATGACGAGTCTTCCCGGAGACGACGGCGACGGCGGGGCTGCGGCGCGGCCCCTTGTGTGCGCCCGCTGCGGCACACGGGCCGAGGGCGCACAGCCCACCTGGACCTGTTCCGTGGAGAACGGCGTCCGCCAGTACTTCTGCGACACCTGCTCCCGGGAGAACCTCAGATCCATCGAGGGGCGGCTCGACTCGGCCTGGTGGTAGGCCGGCCGGGCTCACGCCTCCGCGGCCGTCTCCTGCTCGTCCTCTTCCTCCTCCGCCACGAACCCCGGCAGCCACTCCTGCAGTTCCTCGCGCAGCCGGACCGCCGCGCCCAGCTGGCACAGCACCCCGATGGTGCTCAGGGTGACCCGGTGTATCAGCAGGTACGCCGGCGGCAGGTTGAGCTGTTTGCCCAGTTGGTGGGCGGGGGAGCGGGGGTCGGCGATCCGGGCGGCCTGGCTGCGCATCCAGCCGCGGGTGAAGGTGAACTCGTCGATCTCGGCCGGTTCGATGATCGGCAGCAGGTAGTCGAGGACCGCGTCGGGATCCAGCTCTATGGACTCCTTGACGAAGCCCTCCGCGCAGAGGAGTTCGTAGACCGCCTCCGCCTCGCCGTCCAGCGTCATGCGCAGACAGGTGCCGATGGTGTCCGGCAGGCCGCCGGAGAGCCGGTCGACCGTGCCGAAGTCCAGGACACCCAGGCGCCAGTCCTCCTCGCCGTCCGGACCGCCGGGCAGGAGCCGGAAGTTGCCCGGGTGCGGGTCGGCGTGCAGCAGACCGGTGCGGGCTGGGCCGGAGAAGAGGAACCGGGCCAGCAGCTGGCCGGCGCGGTCGCGCTGCTCCTGAGTGCCCTCGGAGATCACCTCCGACAGGGGCACGCCCTCGATCCACTCCGTGATCAGAACCTGGTCGCTCTGGTGGACCACCCCCGGCACCACGACGTCCGGATCGTCCGCGAACTCCTCGGCATGCGCCTGCTGGGCCTGTGCCTCCAGGCCGTAGTCGAGCTCCTCGGAGACCCGGTCGCGCAGCTCGGCGATGAGGGGCTTGATGTCGATGCCGGGAACCAGCGGTCCCAGCAGGCGGGCGAAGCGTCCCAATTGGTTCAGATCGGACAGCAGGGCCTCGCCGGCCCCCGGGTACTGGACCTTGACCGCCACCTCGCGCCCGTCGTGCCACACGGCCCGGTGCACCTGGCCGATCGACGCCGCCGCGGAGGGCTTGTCGTCGAACTCGGCGAACAGCTCCTGCCAGCCCTCGCCCAGCCGCTCCTCGAGCACCGTGTGCACGGTGCGGGTCGGCATCGGAGGCGCCGCCTCCTGGAGCTTGGTCAGGGCCGCGCGGTACGGACCGGCGACCTCCTCGGGAAGCGCCGACTCGAAGACGGACAGGGCCTGGCCGAACTTCATGGCCCCGCCCTTGAGCTCTCCGAGCACCTTGAACAGCTGATCAGCGGTGCGCTGCTGCAGCTCGCGGCCGACGATCTCCGCGGACTCACCGACGATCCTCTTGCCGAGTCCCCAGGTGGCCCGCCCGGCGAAGCCGAGCGGGAGCGCGGCGAGTTTGGCGGTTCGGGTGACCGCCTTCCGGGGAAGATCAGACATGCGCCCTCCAGGTCCCAGCAGGCCGTGGCGCGGTTGCCTTACGGCACAACTCCTCCGACGACCGATGCTCCGTCATTGTCTCGTGCGCAGCCTCCTCCTTGGAGGTGTGTTCTCCCTTACCTTTCTCCGCGGCCCCGCACAGGCATGCGGGATGCGGCCGGACCGGCCGAGCGTGCCAGGTCAGGCCGGGCAGTGCGACCTCCCAGCGGGCGCCCGCGCTTGACGGGACCCGGCCGTCCAGGAAGGCGAGCGCGTGCGAGGCCGCCAGGCCGGCGACCGTGGTGGCGAGGGCCAGGTCGCAGGAGCGTACCGACTGCCGTCTGCTGCCCGAGCGCCACTGGGCGACCAGCCGGGGCCAGGCCGGGTCGCTGTCGGTCCGTGTCTCGTGCAGACAGCCCGCGCAGCCCGTCTCGCCCGGCAGGACGAGCGGGCCGACCACTCCCGTCGCCTCGACCACACCGGCGTACAGATGAGGTGTGCCGGACCGGACGAAGGGCTCGCCGGTGGCCGGAGCGGGCGCGTGCACGTCGACGTCGTCCCGTGGGGCGAGGACGACCAGGGCGAAGCCGGGCTCGTCCGCCCCGGCCGAGGCCCGGGGGCCGTGGCGCGGCGGGCGTCCCGGAGCCGCTGCGGACACCGCCCGGCGCGCGGCGGCGTCCCTGCGGTCGCCGACGGAGGCGGCGGGCAGCCCGCCGGGGGCCACGTCCCCCGGCTCGACCCGGCCGCCGTCCCGCACGTCGACCTCCCCGACACCGGCGCCCGACAGGAGTGCGGCCAGCACCGCCCCCACCCGTCCCGCGCCCCTGACCTGCACGCGCAGTGAACGGCGGGCGGCCAGGAGCCTCATCGCCTCACCCGGCTGCGACGTGGTCAGCGAGAGTGACGCCAGGTCGGGCGCCAGCCGGTCGAGGACGTCCTTCTTCTCCCGCAGCGCGTCCGCTGCCGGACCGCCGCCCCTCGCGTCGTCGACGAGCCCGGCTCGCGCCAGCCTCCCCACCAGGGTGTCGACATGGCCTTCGGGCAGATCCATACGGTGTCCCTCCTCCCGCAGCAGCGCGAGACCGCGCGTGCCGTTGATCAGGTCGAGGAAGCTGCCCGTCGCCGTGTCCATGGGGCCCAGCGTCAGCGCGTGCGCCGGGGTCATCCCGAACTGCACGGTGTTGAGATCGCGCCAGCCGCGCCTGAGCGCCGGCTTCAGCTGCGGAACCATCGTGTGCGCGAGCGGCACCACTGCTTGCATGACAGGCCCCCGTAGCCCTCGTAGAACGTCCCCGTCCGCCGCCGGAGCCCTGGTGACGGTCGGTCGTGGCCGCGGCGGCGATGCCAGCATGCCCGGACCCCGCCCACATGTGCCGAAAGTTGTCCACAGGTGAGGGCCATTCGTCGTACGAATCAGACGCATGGTGGGCGATCGGAAGCGAACCGTCCCGGACTCGGGACTTCCCCCGTGTGCAGCGGGTAACGTCAGGGCGTGCCCGCCGACCCACTGCACAGCGCCGGAACGCCACAGCGCAGCACGACGAGCCAGCCGCCGAGCGGCTCGGGGGCGAGCGCGATCGAGGTGCGCAGGAGTTCCCGTCGCCGTCGGACGGTCTCCGCGTACCGCGAGGGCGATCGCACCGTCGTGCTCATCCCTGCCCGGATGTCCGAGGCAGAGGAGCAGCGCTGGGTCACCGTCATGCTCGACAAGCTGGCCGCCCAGGAGAGCAAACGGCTGCTCGGCGACACCGAACTCTCCGAGCGCGCCCAGCGGCTCTCGGCCCAGTACTTCGAGGGCCGGGCGCGGCCCACCTCGGTCCGGTGGGTCACCAACCAGAACACCCGCTGGGGCTCGTGCACCCCCTCCGAGGGCAGCATCCGGCTCTCGCACCGGCTCCAGGGCATGCCGGAGTACGTCGTCGACTACGTCCTGCTGCACGAGCTCGCGCATCTGCTCGTGCCCGGGCACGGGCCCCGGTTCTGGCGGTTGCTGGAGGCCTATCCGCGCACCGAGCGGGCCAAGGGATATCTCGAAGGCGTGGTCGCGGCGGACCGGTTGCCGCACCTTCCGGGCTCCCGCGAGGACTGACCGGCGACCCGAACGGGTTTTTGTACCGGATCTGTACCGACCTGAGCCGGTGTCGGAGTTTGCCGTTAGCCTGTCGCGACGCACTCGCATCGGGATGGGGGACGGTCGTTACGCATGGCCAGGGAATTCCAACGCGGCCACAAGGCCAAGATCAGTGACCTGACCGCGGGCACGGACCTGTACGTAGGCGTACAGATCTCCGGCCCCGGACTGACCTTCGACATCAGCTGCTTCGGCCTCGACGCCGACGAACGGCTCTCGGACGACCGCTACTTCATCTTCTTCAACCAGCCGAAGTCCCCCGAGGACTCCATCCAGCTCCTGGGTGCCCAGTCGGGCGACACGGAGTCGTTCCGGGTCACGCTCGATCAGATTCCGTCGCAGATCCAGAAGCTGTCGTTCACGGCGACGATCGACGGCGCCGGCCAGATGTCGCAGATCGCCCCCGGCTACCTCCGCATCGTCGCCGGTGGCGAAGAGGTGGCCCGGTACCCGTTCGACGGCAGCGAGTTCTCCACCGAGCGTGCCGTGATGGTGGGCGACCTGTATCTGAAGGACGTCTGGCGGTTCGCCGCGGTCGGCCAGGGATTCGACGGCGGTCTGGACGCGCTGCTGAAGAACTTCGGCGGCGAGGTCGCCGAGGAGGAGCCCGAGTCCGCCCCCCAGCAGCCCGCGGTCCCGGCCCAGTCCCAGCCACCGGCCTTCGCCCCGCCCCCGCAGGCAGCCCCGCCGCCCGCGCCCGCACCGTCCTTCGGAGCGCCGCCGGCCCCCACGCAGGCCCCGTCCGCCCCCGCGCCCGCCCCTCCCTCCGCGCCGACGAGCCCGCAGACGTTCACCCCTCCGGGGCAGACCTTCACCCCGCCCGGCGCGCCGCCCGCGGGCCAGTACGCGCCCCCCGGCGCGCCCGCGGGTCAGTTCTCGCCCCCGGGCGCCGTCGCCGGCCAGTTCGCGCCGCCCGGTGCTCCCGGCGCCTTCCCCGGCCAGGCGCAGCCCTTCGGCGGCGGCACCCAGCTCGCCCCCGTGCCGCCCGAGGCCAACGTCCGGGTCGTCCTGACGAAGTACGCGGAAGCCCCAGTCGGCGACCGCTGGACGGAGCAGAACCACAACCTGGTGCGGGCCACCCTCACCAAGGACGCGCCCATCCTCGCCAAGCAGGGCAGCATGGTCGCCTACCAGGGCGACATCGACTTCGCCCACAAGGGCTCGGGGCTGCTCGGCAAGCTCACCGGAGCCCTCACCGGCCAGGGCATGTCCCTGATGCGCTGCACCGGCAACGGCGAGGTGTTCCTCGCCGACGAGGCCAGCCGCGTCTTCGTCATCCGCCTCCAGGGCGAGCAGCTCTACACCAGCGCCCAGGGCGTGCTCGCCTTCGACGAGTCCCTGGAGACCGAGGTCCGCCGCATCGAGGGCGCGGGACTGCCCGGCGGGGGCTTCTTCAGCATGCTCTTCTCCGGCACGGGAGCGGTCGTCGTCAAGACACGCGGCGTGCCCGTCGTCCTGCCCGTCGGCGCGGCCACCTACGTTGACGGCAACGCCGTCATCGCCTGGTCCGCCGGTGCGCAGGCGGTCACCACGACCTCGCTCAGGCTGCGCCGCTCCGGGTACGCCCGGCAGACCACCGAGGCCGTGAACCTCCAGTTCCGCGGCGCCCCCGGCAACTTCGTCGTCGTACAGCCCTTCGAGGTGTGAGGCCATGGACTCCCAGACTCTGACCGCGCACCGCGCCGCCGCGACCGGCGTCCGCATGAGTGTGCACAGCTCCAAGACGCTCAAGGTCACCATGGTCACCGGGCAGGACCTGATCGCCAAGGCCGGCTCGATGATCGCGTACGACGGCTATGTGCAGTTCGACGGGGCACCCGCGAGCCTGCGCCGCTCGGCGGAGGAGATGGTCACCGGAGAGGGCGGCCGGCTGATGCTGGCGCGCGGCGACGGCGACCTGTACCTCGCCGACTACGGCGGCGACATCCTCGTCCTGCACCTGAACGGCGAGGCCCTGTCGGTCAACGGCGCCACCCTGCTGGCCTGCGACGCCTCGCTGGAACTGGCCATCGAGCCGGTCAAGGGACTCGCCAAGCTCTCCGGCTCCGGCCTGACGAACCTCGTCATCAAGGGCACCGGCTGGGTCGCCCTGGTCAGCCGGGGCATCCCGATGGCCCTGGACTGCGCCGAGCGCGAGACGTACGTCGACCCGGACGCGCTCGTCGCCTGGACGACCGGCCTGGAGATGAAGGCCCGCCGCACCATCAAGGCGAGCGCCCTCATCGGCCGCGGCAGCGGCGAGGCCTTCCAGATCGGCTTCAAGGGGCAGGGCTTCGTCGTCGTCCAGCCGAGCGAGGACACCGGCGACCGATTCAAGATCCGGGGCTGAGGGGAGCACCAGGCACATCATGCACAGCACACTCTTCGCACACGTCCCGGTCGAGTCGACCGGGCGCTACACGCTGCAGAACCCGCAGCTCCTGAAGACGGACGTCACCCAGGGCAGCAGCCCCGTCCTCGCCCGCCAGGGCGCCATGGTGGCGTTCGAGGGGCAGGTCGAGTTCGACAGCCAGTACCGCAACCGCAGCTGGCGCAACGCCGAGCGGATGACCGGTGAGCGCCTCGAACTCATGCGCTGCAAGGGCAACGGCATCGTCTATCTGGCCAACCTCGCCCAGCACCTGCACATCATGGAGGTCGGCCGCGGCATCACCGTCGACAGCTCCTACGTGCTGGCCTTCGACGGCTCCCTCGGTGTCGGCATCGTCGCCGTGGACAGCGCCGTCGAGGTGGCCTCCGCCGGCGCCTACAACCTGGAGCTCTCCGGCTCCGGGCAGGTCGTCCTGATGACCTCCGGCGAGCCGCTGGTCCTCGAGGTGGGACCGGACAAGAACGTCTGCGTCGACTCCGACGCCGTCATCGCCTGGTCCACGTCCCTGCGCACCCAGCTCCAGGCGCCCACCTCCACGTCCGGCGTGTGGCGCCGCAGGGGCACCACCGGCGAGGGCTGGGAAATGCACTTCGGCGGCACCGGCCACGTCCTGGTCCAGCCCAGCGAACTGCTTCCGCCCCAGGGCATGCGCAACGGCGGAGTGCTCGGCCAGTTCGGCATGCGCGGCAACTCCCTCGGGGGCAGCAACAGCTAGCCACGTGCGAGGGGCGCCCGCCGTTGCCGGGCGCCCCTCGCATCCGCGGCGGCACGAAGCTCACAACCTCGCGCGCGTCGCTTCCAGCAGTCGTACGACGGACTCGTCCGCCACGTCCGCCACCTCGCCGTAGGCGAACCAGCGCACGTCGAGGGACTCCTCGCTGATCGCCTCCACGGCGCCGGGC is a genomic window containing:
- a CDS encoding mycoredoxin; amino-acid sequence: MQGTVTMYSTTWCGYCQRLKKQLDREGIAYTEINIEQDPASAAFVEKANGGNQTVPTVQVVPSSGGTEVVMTNPSLAQVKQALGA
- a CDS encoding ATP-dependent DNA helicase UvrD2; the encoded protein is MGERTRRGRHSRPEVPGRVTPAALVRLRLPACGQPARPSPRTWQHGGVTAATHSTLFPRTPDSADAVLEGLDPEQREVATALHGPVCVLAGAGTGKTRAITHRIAYGVRAGILQPSSVLAVTFTNRAAGEMRGRLRQLGAVGVQARTFHSAALRQLQYFWPKAVGGSMPRLVDRKIQLVADAAAACRIRLDRGELRDVTAEIEWSKVTQTVPSDYALAAAKAGRETPRAAAEIAQLYAAYEDLKRDRAVIDFEDVLLLTVAVLQDRHDIAEQVRSQYQHFVVDEYQDVSPLQQRLLELWLGQRDSLCVVGDASQTIYSFTGATPDHLLDFRTRHPGATVVKLVRDYRSTPQVVHLANGLLAQARGRAADHRLELVSQRRPGPEPVHTEYTDEPAEAEGAARRIRELMDAGVRASEIAILFRTNSQSETYEQALADAGVPYQLRGAERFFDRPEVRRAIVNLRGAARFGGNDSRLDDAVDLSSQVRAVLSGEGWTTVPPAGSGAVRERWESLAALVNLAQDFAAARAGATLNDLVAELDERAGAQHAPTVEGVTLASLHSAKGLEWDAVFLVGVAEGMMPITYAKTDEQIEEERRLLYVGVTRARERLHVSWSLSRSPGGRPNRRPSRFLDGLRPGSTATTGRTAGGGSAGVERGFTSPVGAAPRRTQRTPARCRVCGRTLTDAGEMKLMRCEDCPSDMDEGLYERLREWRAVQAQRSGQPAFCVFTDKTLMAIAEAVPDDEHELARIPGVGQRKLNRYGADVLTICAGQEVSEEENEG
- a CDS encoding WhiB family transcriptional regulator, with the protein product MQLEAHAPSVPPSETIPPPGLTEDSTLIPLTALTALDDAIENLGVPVPCRSYDPEVFFAESPADVEYAKSLCRTCPLMEACLAGAKERREPWGVWGGELFVQGVVVARKRPRGRPRKNPVTA
- a CDS encoding AarF/ABC1/UbiB kinase family protein — its product is MSDLPRKAVTRTAKLAALPLGFAGRATWGLGKRIVGESAEIVGRELQQRTADQLFKVLGELKGGAMKFGQALSVFESALPEEVAGPYRAALTKLQEAAPPMPTRTVHTVLEERLGEGWQELFAEFDDKPSAAASIGQVHRAVWHDGREVAVKVQYPGAGEALLSDLNQLGRFARLLGPLVPGIDIKPLIAELRDRVSEELDYGLEAQAQQAHAEEFADDPDVVVPGVVHQSDQVLITEWIEGVPLSEVISEGTQEQRDRAGQLLARFLFSGPARTGLLHADPHPGNFRLLPGGPDGEEDWRLGVLDFGTVDRLSGGLPDTIGTCLRMTLDGEAEAVYELLCAEGFVKESIELDPDAVLDYLLPIIEPAEIDEFTFTRGWMRSQAARIADPRSPAHQLGKQLNLPPAYLLIHRVTLSTIGVLCQLGAAVRLREELQEWLPGFVAEEEEDEQETAAEA
- a CDS encoding TOMM precursor leader peptide-binding protein, whose product is MVPQLKPALRRGWRDLNTVQFGMTPAHALTLGPMDTATGSFLDLINGTRGLALLREEGHRMDLPEGHVDTLVGRLARAGLVDDARGGGPAADALREKKDVLDRLAPDLASLSLTTSQPGEAMRLLAARRSLRVQVRGAGRVGAVLAALLSGAGVGEVDVRDGGRVEPGDVAPGGLPAASVGDRRDAAARRAVSAAAPGRPPRHGPRASAGADEPGFALVVLAPRDDVDVHAPAPATGEPFVRSGTPHLYAGVVEATGVVGPLVLPGETGCAGCLHETRTDSDPAWPRLVAQWRSGSRRQSVRSCDLALATTVAGLAASHALAFLDGRVPSSAGARWEVALPGLTWHARPVRPHPACLCGAAEKGKGEHTSKEEAAHETMTEHRSSEELCRKATAPRPAGTWRAHV
- a CDS encoding M48 family metallopeptidase: MPADPLHSAGTPQRSTTSQPPSGSGASAIEVRRSSRRRRTVSAYREGDRTVVLIPARMSEAEEQRWVTVMLDKLAAQESKRLLGDTELSERAQRLSAQYFEGRARPTSVRWVTNQNTRWGSCTPSEGSIRLSHRLQGMPEYVVDYVLLHELAHLLVPGHGPRFWRLLEAYPRTERAKGYLEGVVAADRLPHLPGSRED
- a CDS encoding TerD family protein, producing MAREFQRGHKAKISDLTAGTDLYVGVQISGPGLTFDISCFGLDADERLSDDRYFIFFNQPKSPEDSIQLLGAQSGDTESFRVTLDQIPSQIQKLSFTATIDGAGQMSQIAPGYLRIVAGGEEVARYPFDGSEFSTERAVMVGDLYLKDVWRFAAVGQGFDGGLDALLKNFGGEVAEEEPESAPQQPAVPAQSQPPAFAPPPQAAPPPAPAPSFGAPPAPTQAPSAPAPAPPSAPTSPQTFTPPGQTFTPPGAPPAGQYAPPGAPAGQFSPPGAVAGQFAPPGAPGAFPGQAQPFGGGTQLAPVPPEANVRVVLTKYAEAPVGDRWTEQNHNLVRATLTKDAPILAKQGSMVAYQGDIDFAHKGSGLLGKLTGALTGQGMSLMRCTGNGEVFLADEASRVFVIRLQGEQLYTSAQGVLAFDESLETEVRRIEGAGLPGGGFFSMLFSGTGAVVVKTRGVPVVLPVGAATYVDGNAVIAWSAGAQAVTTTSLRLRRSGYARQTTEAVNLQFRGAPGNFVVVQPFEV
- a CDS encoding AIM24 family protein; translation: MDSQTLTAHRAAATGVRMSVHSSKTLKVTMVTGQDLIAKAGSMIAYDGYVQFDGAPASLRRSAEEMVTGEGGRLMLARGDGDLYLADYGGDILVLHLNGEALSVNGATLLACDASLELAIEPVKGLAKLSGSGLTNLVIKGTGWVALVSRGIPMALDCAERETYVDPDALVAWTTGLEMKARRTIKASALIGRGSGEAFQIGFKGQGFVVVQPSEDTGDRFKIRG
- a CDS encoding AIM24 family protein; this translates as MHSTLFAHVPVESTGRYTLQNPQLLKTDVTQGSSPVLARQGAMVAFEGQVEFDSQYRNRSWRNAERMTGERLELMRCKGNGIVYLANLAQHLHIMEVGRGITVDSSYVLAFDGSLGVGIVAVDSAVEVASAGAYNLELSGSGQVVLMTSGEPLVLEVGPDKNVCVDSDAVIAWSTSLRTQLQAPTSTSGVWRRRGTTGEGWEMHFGGTGHVLVQPSELLPPQGMRNGGVLGQFGMRGNSLGGSNS